The following proteins are encoded in a genomic region of Gimesia algae:
- a CDS encoding GTPase, which produces MPTSELAQIELLAAVDNLIHQLKHWGEQQTHWKTAQQCQAVIQQLLPRLGMLRVRLESPLVIATFGGTGTGKSSLVNALIGSYCTTSGRQRPTTTKPVLIAHPETDLDRLGLDLSQFHVEQKKLDQLQNIILIDCPDPDTSESNFEENNLTRLQHIIPLCDILLYTSTQQKYRSARVSEELIEAAIGRRLIFVQTHAGLDEDIREDWKQQLSQQFEVPEIYFVDSVKALEDQLADRTPDPEFAALQNILSAQLGKSERLQVRRANLLELMQNAIDHCAGKIENGLPAVHELEAFLKQQQVVLTGQMSQELRSELLVSRNLWERRLLSCVSDSWGSSPFSMMLRLYNGLGNLVASASLFRARNSAQVALIGALQGARWLGNRHQEQAADDRIKRIGSFGLDDNKLRESQLLIDGYTQAAGLTPPPGHQIGSLEYLQTEAAHVEEQFLNDAGTKIDSIITRLAHKNSGWFTRCVYETLFLALVVYALVRIGKNFFYDSFLDESNILAIDFYVTAGVIFLIWTGFLVMMFTRKLKRGLEQEINQLADHLAKTRLSHGLFPHLERECRQVYSQQHALERMRGEVHQLRSEIAGSRILGSWKVNEPTKHVGSQARQ; this is translated from the coding sequence ATGCCTACATCCGAATTAGCACAAATTGAACTGCTGGCAGCTGTGGACAACCTGATTCATCAGCTCAAACACTGGGGTGAGCAGCAAACACACTGGAAGACTGCACAACAATGTCAGGCGGTAATCCAGCAGCTCCTGCCACGGCTGGGCATGCTCCGCGTACGCCTGGAATCTCCTCTGGTCATCGCCACCTTTGGCGGCACCGGAACAGGAAAAAGCAGCCTCGTCAATGCTCTGATTGGATCGTACTGCACCACATCTGGAAGACAGAGACCGACAACGACCAAGCCGGTCCTGATTGCACATCCGGAGACCGACCTCGATCGACTGGGGCTGGACCTGAGTCAGTTTCATGTTGAACAGAAAAAACTGGATCAGTTGCAGAACATCATTCTGATCGACTGCCCGGACCCGGACACGTCTGAATCCAACTTCGAAGAAAATAACCTGACCCGCCTGCAGCACATCATCCCACTGTGTGACATCTTGCTCTACACCTCGACCCAGCAGAAATACCGCTCCGCGCGGGTCTCCGAGGAACTGATTGAGGCAGCCATCGGCCGACGACTGATCTTTGTACAGACACATGCCGGCCTGGATGAAGACATTCGCGAAGACTGGAAACAGCAACTTTCACAACAGTTTGAAGTACCGGAAATCTACTTTGTCGATTCGGTCAAGGCGCTGGAAGATCAGCTGGCAGACCGCACTCCCGACCCGGAATTCGCTGCTTTACAGAATATTTTGAGTGCCCAGCTCGGCAAGTCAGAACGCCTCCAGGTCCGCCGCGCCAACCTGCTCGAGTTAATGCAAAATGCCATCGACCACTGCGCAGGCAAAATCGAAAACGGATTGCCTGCAGTCCATGAACTCGAAGCATTTTTGAAACAGCAACAGGTTGTACTCACCGGACAAATGTCACAAGAACTACGGTCGGAATTACTCGTCAGTCGCAATCTCTGGGAACGCAGACTCCTTTCCTGTGTTTCCGATTCCTGGGGCTCGAGTCCGTTTTCCATGATGCTCCGCCTGTATAACGGATTAGGAAATCTGGTCGCCTCAGCCAGTCTGTTTCGTGCCAGAAATTCAGCACAGGTCGCATTGATCGGTGCCTTGCAGGGCGCCCGCTGGCTGGGAAATCGCCATCAGGAACAGGCGGCGGATGACCGCATTAAACGCATTGGTTCATTTGGCCTGGATGATAATAAACTGCGCGAATCACAACTATTGATTGACGGCTATACACAGGCGGCAGGTCTCACCCCTCCGCCAGGACACCAGATCGGGTCACTGGAATATCTGCAAACCGAAGCAGCGCATGTCGAGGAACAGTTCCTGAATGATGCAGGCACAAAAATCGACAGCATCATTACCCGTCTCGCGCATAAAAACTCCGGCTGGTTTACACGCTGTGTGTATGAAACCCTGTTTCTGGCATTGGTCGTTTATGCACTGGTCCGTATTGGAAAAAACTTTTTCTACGACTCGTTCCTGGACGAATCAAATATCCTGGCGATTGATTTTTACGTCACTGCAGGAGTCATTTTTCTGATCTGGACCGGGTTCCTGGTGATGATGTTTACCCGCAAACTGAAGCGAGGACTGGAACAGGAGATCAATCAGCTGGCAGACCATCTGGCCAAGACCAGACTTTCACACGGACTGTTTCCACATCTGGAACGCGAGTGTCGCCAGGTCTACTCTCAACAGCATGCACTGGAACGCATGCGGGGAGAGGTACATCAACTCCGCTCAGAAATCGCAGGCTCCAGGATCTTGGGGTCCTGGAAAGTAAATGAGCCGACAAAGCACGTCGGCTCTCAAGCAAGGCAATAA
- a CDS encoding thioredoxin family protein, which yields MNTLIPATLVLSLSLAPAQSVEVPALPENVIQLFKMEEDVSSHQLLLFTASWCPACVQMKNNEFPALKRQNWEISESESSHIRVIDVDQHADLTEKYHVQSLPTLILVVDGKEVSRSGSLNAYSIAEMFYNRK from the coding sequence ATGAATACACTCATCCCAGCAACATTGGTGTTATCTCTTTCCTTAGCACCAGCCCAGTCAGTGGAAGTGCCTGCGTTGCCCGAAAACGTCATTCAACTCTTTAAAATGGAAGAAGACGTTTCCAGCCATCAACTGTTACTGTTTACAGCAAGCTGGTGTCCTGCCTGTGTGCAGATGAAGAACAATGAATTTCCCGCGCTCAAAAGGCAGAACTGGGAAATCAGTGAATCAGAATCAAGTCACATTCGAGTGATTGATGTCGACCAGCACGCAGATTTGACAGAAAAATATCACGTGCAGTCCTTGCCGACGCTGATCCTGGTTGTCGACGGCAAAGAAGTCAGTCGATCTGGTTCATTGAATGCCTACAGCATTGCTGAGATGTTCTACAATCGCAAATAG
- a CDS encoding undecaprenyl-diphosphate phosphatase, translating into MTWLKMILLSIIQGISEFLPISSSGHLVIVESLLKIQADQTDVNIVLHAGTLLSILIFYHKTIFRLLSRDMRVIPLMIVGTLPVVVIGLAAKKYAEHYLESPLLAGCMLPVTGLLLLLIPRIPHHDQSYTKITYKQAILIGLAQAIAILPGISRSGSTIVAGLLTGMSRQSAATFSFLLAIPAISGATILETAEIISSQHLSTPLSLLLIGALIAAVVGLVSLWLLVRWLEKGKLHYFAYWCIPLGIVIVIMQLI; encoded by the coding sequence ATGACCTGGTTAAAAATGATACTGCTGTCCATCATTCAGGGTATCAGCGAATTCCTGCCGATCAGCTCTTCCGGGCACCTGGTAATCGTGGAGAGCCTGCTGAAGATCCAGGCAGATCAGACCGATGTGAATATCGTGTTGCATGCGGGAACACTGCTCTCGATCCTGATCTTTTATCACAAAACGATCTTTCGGCTATTAAGCCGGGACATGCGTGTCATTCCACTGATGATTGTGGGCACACTGCCAGTTGTCGTGATTGGACTGGCGGCCAAAAAATATGCAGAGCACTATCTGGAAAGCCCTCTGCTGGCAGGCTGCATGTTGCCTGTGACCGGCCTGCTCCTGCTGCTGATTCCTCGCATTCCACATCACGACCAGAGCTACACAAAAATCACTTACAAGCAGGCAATTCTGATTGGACTGGCGCAGGCAATTGCCATTCTGCCGGGAATCTCCCGCAGTGGAAGTACCATCGTTGCAGGACTGCTCACGGGGATGTCGCGGCAGTCGGCAGCCACCTTCTCTTTTCTACTTGCCATCCCGGCGATTTCCGGCGCCACCATACTGGAGACGGCGGAAATCATTTCGAGCCAGCACCTCAGCACGCCCCTGAGTCTGTTACTCATCGGCGCCCTGATCGCGGCAGTCGTAGGACTTGTGTCACTCTGGCTGCTCGTGCGCTGGCTGGAAAAAGGCAAGCTGCACTACTTCGCCTACTGGTGCATTCCACTGGGAATTGTAATCGTCATCATGCAGTTGATCTGA
- the glgX gene encoding glycogen debranching protein GlgX, with translation MGRELVHSLSSPIHSMHTFSYGAVPQDNGVLFSVYSRSATSMWLLLYNHVDDTEPSEVIRFNQEYGRLGDIWTAFISGIGPGQLYHFQADGPFQPEIGQRFDKRARLIDPYAKALAGNFQPALDGIVRPPKCVVVDDQFDWQGDRHVRHHLADTVIYEMHVRGFTNSPSSGVENPGTYLGVIEKIPYLIDLGVTAVELMPIHEFPMNEADGTFTDHQNYWGYETLAFFAPHRGFATSSEPGGQVREFKEMVRALHKAGIEVILDVVFNHTAEGNENGPTLSFRGLENQVYYHLDQGGKYYKNYSGCGNAINGNHPVVREMIFHCLRHWTCNYHIDGFRFDLASILSRDRSGNLVPSPPLVEAIAEDPLLADTKLIAEAWDAAGAYQVGSFSHIRWAEWNGRYRDDIRRFWRGDVPTLGDYATRLSGSSDLYQETGREPFHGVNFITAHDGFTLNDLVSYEHKHNYANREDNQDGENNNISMNFGAEGPTDDPAIIGMRERQIKNMLATLFLSQGVPMLLAGDECRRTQRGNNNTYCQDNAISWFDWSLVNKYKGLYRFCKELIHFRLCEPTLRQRNFLTGQSNGVEKLPDVSWYNVMGQSVDWRHDKNCLLCILGARHTSRRVRDGSDLMILVNSSHDPQAFELPVGIKPKEWNLTIDTSARSPMDIFPKRDGATLYPRVAVLPPRSLRCYVRRSGRK, from the coding sequence ATGGGTCGCGAATTGGTACACTCTCTCAGCTCCCCGATTCATTCAATGCATACTTTTTCCTACGGCGCGGTGCCGCAGGATAACGGGGTGCTTTTTTCCGTTTACAGTCGATCAGCCACATCAATGTGGCTTTTACTGTATAATCATGTTGATGATACAGAGCCTTCGGAAGTCATCCGTTTCAATCAGGAATATGGACGCCTCGGAGATATCTGGACTGCATTCATCTCCGGCATTGGTCCAGGCCAGCTTTATCACTTTCAGGCAGATGGTCCCTTTCAGCCGGAAATCGGCCAGCGATTTGATAAGCGGGCGCGACTGATTGACCCTTATGCGAAAGCGCTAGCAGGAAATTTTCAGCCTGCATTAGATGGTATCGTGCGGCCTCCTAAATGTGTGGTTGTTGATGATCAGTTTGACTGGCAGGGAGATCGGCATGTCCGTCACCATCTGGCTGATACTGTCATATATGAAATGCATGTGCGTGGTTTTACCAACTCACCTTCCAGTGGAGTGGAGAATCCCGGCACTTATCTGGGAGTCATTGAAAAGATTCCTTATCTGATTGACCTGGGCGTCACCGCGGTCGAGTTAATGCCCATTCACGAATTCCCGATGAATGAGGCCGATGGTACTTTCACAGACCATCAAAACTATTGGGGATATGAAACATTGGCCTTCTTTGCACCGCACCGTGGTTTTGCGACGAGTTCAGAACCAGGGGGGCAGGTACGCGAATTCAAAGAGATGGTGCGAGCACTGCATAAAGCCGGCATCGAAGTGATTCTGGATGTAGTATTCAATCATACTGCGGAAGGAAATGAGAATGGTCCAACCCTCTCATTCCGTGGACTGGAAAACCAGGTTTATTACCATCTGGATCAAGGTGGAAAATACTATAAAAACTATTCCGGTTGTGGAAACGCAATTAATGGAAACCATCCGGTTGTTCGGGAAATGATCTTCCATTGTCTGCGGCACTGGACCTGCAATTATCATATTGATGGTTTCCGTTTTGATTTAGCTTCGATTCTGAGCCGTGATCGTAGTGGTAATCTCGTCCCCAGTCCTCCCCTGGTGGAAGCGATCGCAGAAGATCCCTTGCTTGCAGATACCAAGCTGATCGCAGAAGCCTGGGATGCTGCCGGCGCATATCAGGTCGGCTCCTTTTCACACATTCGCTGGGCGGAGTGGAATGGCCGTTACCGGGATGATATTCGTCGATTCTGGCGAGGTGATGTTCCTACGCTAGGCGATTATGCTACCCGGCTTTCAGGGTCGAGCGATCTCTATCAGGAGACGGGACGCGAACCATTTCATGGCGTGAACTTTATTACCGCACATGATGGTTTCACGCTGAATGATCTGGTGAGCTATGAACACAAGCACAATTATGCCAACCGCGAAGATAATCAGGATGGCGAAAATAACAACATCAGCATGAATTTCGGCGCTGAAGGTCCTACTGATGATCCTGCCATTATCGGGATGCGTGAGCGACAGATCAAGAATATGCTGGCGACGCTCTTTTTGAGCCAGGGTGTCCCGATGCTGCTCGCTGGTGATGAATGCCGCCGAACTCAGCGGGGGAACAACAATACCTACTGTCAGGATAACGCCATTTCATGGTTTGACTGGTCGCTGGTCAATAAGTACAAAGGTCTGTATCGATTCTGTAAAGAACTGATCCATTTTCGGCTTTGTGAGCCAACCCTGAGACAGCGGAATTTTCTCACCGGTCAATCAAATGGTGTTGAGAAACTGCCCGATGTCAGCTGGTATAACGTCATGGGACAATCTGTCGACTGGCGCCATGATAAGAACTGCCTGTTGTGCATATTGGGTGCAAGACACACCTCACGCAGGGTGCGCGATGGTTCTGACTTGATGATTCTGGTTAATTCCTCACATGATCCGCAGGCATTTGAATTGCCTGTTGGAATCAAACCTAAGGAGTGGAACCTGACTATCGATACTTCAGCCCGTTCTCCGATGGATATTTTCCCCAAACGGGATGGAGCGACGTTGTATCCTCGTGTTGCCGTCCTGCCGCCACGCTCACTGCGTTGCTATGTCCGTCGGAGTGGTCGTAAATAA